A window of Gallus gallus isolate bGalGal1 chromosome 3, bGalGal1.mat.broiler.GRCg7b, whole genome shotgun sequence genomic DNA:
CGCCCCGGCACGGCCCCCCAACTCGGCCACCCAGTCCGTCTCCCATAACGTATATTGAACCAGCCTGAGCACCGTACGCATTAAGTTTGTGATGTCACGGGGGAAgagaggccccagtgcagccaaagtttgtagtgcatttaatgtcagaggcgatttcaggcctcttttatccataaattccaccaggcGCGTAACACCCCCGGGGTCAGGCGGCACCCATTCGGGGCCACGATCACTCACAATCACCTggaatgcctctggaactatacccttTCCCAAAGCCTCCGATCTAATCCCATTCCAGTCCGTCATTTGAtccctccccctgcactcaaagccagtcccttctttctcttctacacTATCACTCGCACTACCGCCCCTGGGAGTGACCAGAGACAGTAGGCTATGCCCCCTGTCCGCATTGGACGGACCTTTCGTCTGGTCCCTCCCCATGTGGGCACTAAGTTGATCCTGCCCatgtagatcacagcttcctccgcccccttgagtcaggtaacactgacgtaattctgataaaggatacaacGTTCCGCCTGAGGGGTTTGGATACGGGGGAGGGGGACGAGACAACGACCTTTCactctcttgttgtttgtcttcttttgaactgagcgcGGTCGGCTCAGCCGGCGCCATCCCGCCAACGGTCATTGGCGGCTCCGTCTCCTCTcggcccctgcaagaaactgctcccGAACCCCCATCGGACCCGACCGGGTCCTGTGTCTCACCTCCTCCGCTGAGACCCAAAAGGTATCGAGCCTCCaccaatacctttccctcaaCTCTGGCCGCTTTAAGGGCTCCTAATATCAGTCCCCACGTTTTAAGTTCCGTAGCCTTCTGACTGGCCATGGCGCGCTGGCATAGCACCGAGGTGAGCAAGTCCCACCTACTCGAATCCAAAACGTAGCGGGGAGAGtccagctcccccagctcaTTTAATAGCGACAAAACTGCCGCGATCTCCTTCCGGGAAGGAGCAGATTTTCCACAGTAGTCCTTACAAAACTGCACAAGTACCTTAATGACTTGGTCCATTGTTACGTATGCGACCTGCCGCCACCTCGCAGGCTCTTAACCGCAATACGTCTTCCGTGCGCGACCTGCCGCCACCTCACAGGCTCTTCTCCGCGTCACGGGCACGCCGGGCAGCCACCCTCAGCAGACAGatcacgtcggggtcaccacttgttgcatgtagtctccgttcgctcatccggtgttcgtcctctgtccacatgtagggcttactgctgggcgaaaccgaccctttaccaggtcggggccagatgctcacccagaccccaggagtaagtgaggcaaatggcgtttattcactactaaacacagcttatatacatttttacctagataaccgtgctgtcatgtcccactctgattagttcacaccagataacattgtgccttatttggccgtttccacattcttttatcatccttcttcttctcctgttttctctgcaacaaggtcagcacgatagcactatctctctatgtttagggagaggcctgtcccgtacatcccgtgcccccgcaagacgcctactacaacagggATCTTAGATTTAGTTCCAATATCCCTGCTGTGGCCAGAGTGGCCATACACTTTTCTCTACAGCAACTGTtcttgctgatgaaaaaaaaaaaatgaaaaggagcaAGTGATGAAACTGTAGTTTCATGTGTATTTGCCTAAATGTAGACAAAATTGTAAATGCCAGGTTAGATCCTTTCTGTCTGCAGGTGACGACAGGATAGACCATGAATCTCTCACAAGTATTTTGTCATATCTTCCTGTCCCATGTGTCTCTGCATGCTGTAAAATATCTGATATGAAATCAAAATCCTGTAGTtagaagcaagcaaaaaaatatgaaaagaacaTGAAATAGTATTAAAGAATGATCTTTGCAGCAATAGTCTCAGTGGAAATACATACACTAATTACATAAGTTCAGGATGGGCAAAACTCACCAGTATAGGAGATAAGAAAATCTTGtgtgaaaacatttcctttgaaataagtgaagaaaaatcTTACAAATGATGCAGACAAGATGCTTTGGACAaatggggaactacaggcctgttagcctgacctcggtgccgggcAAGATTATGGAGCAcattgtcttgagggagatcacgtggcatgcacgggacaaccaggggatcaggcctagccagcatgggttcacgaacGGCGGGTCCTGCTtaaccaacctgatctccttctatgatctagtgacctgtctggcggatgagggaaaggctgttgatgtagtctacctacatttcagcaaagcctttgacactgtctctcacaatattctcctgcagaagttggcagtccgtggcttgggcaggtacactcttggctgggtaaggaactggctggagagctgggcctagagagtggtgatgaatggagttaaatccagctggcgaccggtcacgagtggtgttccccaggggtcggtgcaggggcctgtcctgtttaatatctttattgatgacctggatgagggcattgagtgcaccctcagtaagtttgcagatgacaccaagctggctggaagtgttgatctgcctgagggtagcaaggccctacagagggatctggataggctggatagctgggctgaagccaatgggatgggattcaacaagaccaaatgccgggtcctgcactttggccgcaataaccccaggcaatgctacaggcttggggcagaatggctggaagactgtgtagaggaaatggacctgggggtgttgattgacgctagactgaacatgagccagcagtgtgcccaggtggccaagaaggccaatggcatcctggcttgtatcagaaatagtgtggccagcaggaacagggaagtaattgtccccctgtactcagcactgatgaggccgcacctcaagtactgtgtccagttttgggcccctcactgtaagaaagacatcgaggccttggagcgtgtccagaggagggcaacaaagctggtgaggggtctggagcacaggccttatgaggagcggctgaaggagctgggattgttcagtctagagaagaggaggctcaggggagaccttattgctttctataactacctgaagggaggttgtagtgagatgggggccagcctcttctctcgggtgactagcgataggactagagggaatagcTTCAAGCTgagccagggaaggttcaggctggacattaggaaatactacttctctgaaagggtggtcagacactggaatgggctgcccagagaggtggtggagtcaccaaccccggtggtgttcaaagagcgtttggacgttgtgttgagggacatggtttagcgagaaccattggtgatagGCGAATGGTTGGagtggatgatcctgtgggtcttttccaaccttagcgattctatgattctatgaaatcttaaaaaaaaagaaaaaaaaggaaaatagtcaTAAGGTGTGGTGTGATGAGATCATAGTGAGGTGATATTCAGCGTAATCATATGGGGAGGAAAATAGAGAACTCTAAGTTGATGGTAGAACATCCCACATGAGATGTGAAGCACTTAGAAAGACATAGATCTGAAGAATAGAGATAATTCACAGAACAATAAGAGTGACTTTATTATAAAGATGATAGACGAATCTGTGCTTATGGATGAGGTCAGGTGACCAGAAGAGAAGATCAGTGAGTCTTGCAATATATCTATAGAAACACTGGAAATGGATGAAAATCATCTGGAAGAGAATCTAATAGATCTGGTAGAAATGGAGAACAGCCAGAATAAGATGAAATTACGGAAGACAAAAGAGGACtagattttaagaaaacatttatttcaaaaacaaaagagagaacaaCATGACAGAGAACAATCTGCTGATTTTAGCATTTAGTTAGAATGAAGAAAATTCTTCAATGAGTGTAAATGACAAACTAGTCTGAAGATGGAAAGCAAAATTCTTTAGGTAAGTTTAGACATTTCATTATTATATCTAAGTAAAAtttgagatttatttttgaattagtGAAAAGGAAGAGCTAGGTGCTGAAGATTATTTGAGCCCATTATCTTTTGAAGGTGTTTTACAATTGACATCCCTTCACACTGATCAAACAGATGTCCAGCTAAGGCTTAGATAACTGTTTGCCTCCTACACTTAATAGCAAGAAAATACTCAAatgagaggtgctccagacaaGTGGAAATAGTACTTCcacaaagaacaaacaacaagcatcaaagaaggaagaatacAAATGATGCAGAAGCTGAGTCAGAAACAGAATGAACTATCCTTGAGAAGGTCCACTCTGTGAGAGGATGCACTGCTTCTGGAACAAGACTTTTCTGAGACTGGAGGACAACTTTATGTCTGGTATGCTCTACTGTGACATTCAGTAGCTGCTGACAATCTCAGAGAAACAATTCGTTCATAGTGAAACTCAGTTTTCTCCAGAAGGTTAAAGAAAATTCTTGTACTGTTCATAATGTCACTGAAACAATATTATATTATGTCAATACTGCAATATTCTCCAGATAGCTGTGTATTTAAGCTGGTGTCAATGATAttgagagctgaaaaaaaaatggtactaGACAAGGCTCAGCATGTTCagcaacagtttaaaaaaaataaaatcatagggGATAGAATTAATAAGAAGCTTTGCAGATTATCCATATATATTATCCTCTTAAAATCCTACATACTTTTACCATTTTAATATTGCATGGTCATTACAGCTAGTCCTGACCTAAATCATTAGCAGCACTGTGAATAGAATATAAACTGTTTTGGAGCACATACCATGATATTCTTTGTAACCAGAATTTCTTAGATCCCTTGATTTGGTTCTTCTGTGCTGATATTGCATGAACCAATACATCAGTGCAACTGACAAATCGATTCCTCCAGATTTTTGAATTCTCTAAGCACACTCTTAGGTGTAgtttgcatttaatttattGCTACCTGCCACTCTTTGTCTAGAAGCAGTACAATCAGCATTCTATTTAATAGACTCATTTAACTCAGtatctctctcctttttcttgtttcaacAGTGAAGAAGCCATCcttgacagaaataaaagaatggaAGAACAGACTGCACTTGGGAAGTGTGAATAGAATTTTCTTAGTGATTAGCTTGATTCCTCACTTAAAAAATCCAATATGGTCCTACATCTAGAGGCGACTTTttcaatgctttaaaaaatggaaaaatgatttATGGTAATACATCACATAGTATTtctatggcaaacaggtattggaccagagagattatcacgttacaaaggagaaatgaaataaagatcttatccatgtcctgggcttgcagaagacctccaagaggaaggatcCCCAGCTAGAGATGCTTCCTCCTTtggagtcagcccttaaatggggtctaggaggtcactcttccggtcactcaggtgaaattgtgttcatctgtgcccctgcagctgactcagtgcttgcctcaggtggtcaatcagaggttcaggccatgattcaactgTTCCCATACACAATTGCACTTTGACAAGAAtaaatgatgttttaaaattttataatGCATCTGTTTGCCCAAGTAATCCATAGGTGTGGTACCTTTACTTGATAGGGGCCTACATTTATATACTTCCCTAATACAAGCATTATTTAGCAATCagtctgattaaaaataatataaaaattaatgaaataaatgaactatttaataaattaaataaatgcaaaaaaaaaaagtatacataTAAATTAAGTATTTTACATCTGATTGGAAGCCATTATTTTAGTTGTGTATTTCACTGCAATATAATTTGAATAAATTATACTAAAATGCTGGGGTTTATAATACATCTTTTTCTACTATTTACAAATACCATAAAAAGAAGTATGTTTTATATTACCATAAAAAGAGAGTTTTGACTgattttgcctttatttttttaaatgtaagtaACATTCTGTTCCTTCTTCCCCTACTTCCCATCTTCCTACTTCCCTAGTTTTCTGTGTAACAGAACATAAGATCTGACACAGAACCCTATGAAAACAGGATTCATTTAGAAAGCATCCAACCTcatctatttttatctttattagACTGCATATTATGTCATCTACCTGCTTTGGTGCTGTCCAAATTCCAATCAGCTCCTTTAGTTTACTGTTTATTACAGGTACAGAGATGACACCATGTTCAGCCTAACCAACGTAGAGGATTATTTTAGGATTTGTATTGGTTAGATAAAATATATCTGGCATGAAATTGGCCTAAAATATTCTATATAAGGAGTAGAGGAAGACTGCATCTTCTGCCTTTTAAATATGAATGACAAAGACTACATTTCAAGGTCTTTAATGGGTTGTAGTAGGATGTATATCGTAGGACATATTAGTTCAGCTATAACGAAtgaactacttttttttttttgaatttctgaaatgtagtttaatttataaaaagacagaaatattcaGATCTGTTGAGTTTTTAGGAAGAAAGGTCTGGTCAGCTATCTGAATATCTGAATAGTATTTGAAAAATTTGGTATTTGAAAAAT
This region includes:
- the LOC121113177 gene encoding uncharacterized protein LOC121113177 encodes the protein MDQVIKVLVQFCKDYCGKSAPSRKEIAAVLSLLNELGELDSPRYVLDSSRWDLLTSVLCQRAMASQKATELKTWGLILGALKAARVEGKVLVEARYLLGLSGGGETQDPVGSDGGSGAVSCRGREETEPPMTVGGMAPAEPTALSSKEDKQQESERSLSRPPPPYPNPSGGTLYPLSELRQCYLTQGGGGSCDLHGQDQLSAHMGRDQTKGPSNADRGHSLLSLVTPRGGSASDSVEEKEGTGFECRGRDQMTDWNGIRSEALGKGIVPEAFQVIVSDRGPEWVPPDPGGVTRLVEFMDKRGLKSPLTLNALQTLAALGPLFPRDITNLMRTVLRLVQYTLWETDWVAELGGRAGAAVVGPGCSLHGTGIQRLSGKAVGVALPQGQLARLRPGELIAATDAVVEAFNKLVHKAEPPSPCTDITQGPNESFQSFTDRLLAAAEGSDLLVPAQGPVIIDCLQQKSHDNVKALLRAGRSTLNTSGEVIQYVLDKLKVAHLTNERLVTAIVVAVGLRQQRSLQQQGLCFRYVQYGHVRAQCPCGGGQSGPPDHRKGLLKGIRGRVCSS